In Pseudocalidococcus azoricus BACA0444, a single genomic region encodes these proteins:
- a CDS encoding DUF58 domain-containing protein, with protein sequence MIRTVAPPPKSAPKPPSAPPTSPGLSHYSAWVPTTRFYVYLGLGLVIPVIISLLPGPDAPPRPGQDLVTDILWFLVGDWRNLLGLGLLIVYNLGLLGLGIWDFRRGLGWQIEIIRACEPRLSIGRNNPITLTVTVHRTPIKTSQTVAVLVDHLPLGLEPQNQFFDPGLADFQPNPNDHQFQVLLKADQQTRLTYSVFPARRGEFTWPGLVVRIKSPWGLAWWHRLIPITTKVDVYPDLIGLRALSVRLSLEASGSLRRRRHSLGGTEFAELRDYYLGDDLRMMDWKATARRGRPLVRVMEPERDQPLIILLDRGRLMTAQVAGLKRFDWALNAALALAMTGLRRGDRVGLAVFDQGLYRWIAPQAGDSHLGQILAQIYNVEPVMKESDYIGTVSTLLGQYTRRALVVMLTEIIDQTASGELLAAMTRLTPRFLPFCVTFRDPLVDRLSHQSLRDKIEPSPTLDLLYDQAVALDLLHQRQRAFAKVKQQGVLVLDAPAPQLSEALVDQYLLLKARGRL encoded by the coding sequence ATGATCAGAACTGTCGCCCCTCCACCAAAGTCCGCACCAAAACCTCCATCTGCACCGCCTACATCCCCCGGATTAAGCCACTACTCAGCCTGGGTTCCCACTACACGGTTCTATGTTTACTTGGGGTTAGGGTTAGTAATTCCAGTCATCATCTCACTCCTGCCCGGCCCTGATGCCCCCCCTCGCCCCGGCCAAGATTTAGTCACGGATATTTTGTGGTTTTTGGTGGGGGATTGGCGGAATTTATTGGGGTTAGGCTTACTAATTGTTTATAACTTAGGATTGTTAGGCCTGGGGATTTGGGATTTTCGGCGTGGCCTGGGCTGGCAGATTGAGATTATCCGGGCCTGTGAACCACGTTTATCTATCGGTCGCAATAATCCAATTACCTTAACGGTGACTGTCCACCGCACGCCGATCAAAACATCACAAACTGTTGCTGTCTTAGTTGATCATTTGCCCCTGGGATTAGAACCCCAAAACCAATTTTTTGATCCAGGCCTGGCTGATTTCCAACCCAATCCTAATGACCATCAGTTTCAAGTTCTCCTCAAGGCTGATCAACAAACTCGGTTAACCTATAGCGTTTTTCCGGCTAGACGGGGTGAATTTACTTGGCCAGGCCTGGTGGTGCGAATAAAAAGTCCTTGGGGCCTGGCCTGGTGGCATCGCCTGATTCCGATCACTACCAAAGTTGACGTTTATCCCGATTTAATTGGCCTGCGGGCCTTATCAGTGCGTTTAAGCCTCGAGGCCAGTGGTAGTTTACGGCGGCGGCGACATTCCCTAGGCGGAACAGAATTTGCTGAGTTACGGGATTACTACCTTGGCGATGATTTACGGATGATGGACTGGAAAGCTACAGCCCGTCGCGGCCGTCCCTTAGTCCGGGTTATGGAGCCAGAACGGGATCAACCCCTGATTATTTTGCTAGATCGCGGCCGTCTAATGACTGCCCAAGTGGCTGGGTTAAAACGTTTTGACTGGGCCCTAAATGCAGCTTTGGCTTTGGCGATGACGGGTTTGCGGCGGGGAGATCGGGTCGGGTTGGCCGTCTTTGATCAAGGTCTCTATCGCTGGATTGCCCCCCAGGCCGGGGATTCCCACCTAGGACAAATCTTGGCCCAAATTTATAATGTTGAACCCGTGATGAAGGAATCGGATTACATCGGCACTGTGAGTACACTCTTAGGGCAATACACCCGCCGGGCCTTGGTTGTGATGTTGACAGAAATCATTGATCAAACCGCATCGGGAGAACTCTTGGCCGCGATGACCCGCCTCACCCCTAGATTTTTACCCTTTTGTGTCACCTTTCGAGATCCCTTGGTTGATCGCCTCTCTCATCAATCCCTCAGAGACAAAATTGAGCCGTCCCCCACTTTAGATTTGCTCTATGACCAGGCCGTGGCCCTTGATTTACTCCACCAACGCCAGCGAGCCTTTGCCAAAGTGAAACAGCAAGGAGTGCTTGTCCTCGATGCCCCGGCCCCCCAACTCAGTGAAGCTCTGGTGGATCAATATTTGTTACTCAAAGCGCGCGGTCGTCTCTAG
- a CDS encoding AAA family ATPase, translating into MNTLFQNLETKLSQIVVGQTGIIHGLLVALLSEGHVILEGVPGTAKTLLVKLLSRLIAADFRRIQLTPDVLPADVLGTSIFDLNSRTFRLRKGPIFTQVLLADEINRTPPKTQAALLEAMEERQVTLDGTTIPLSPLFWTVATQNPLEFEGTYPLPEAQLDRFLFKLVVDYPPASAEKQMLVNALGGFEARNLDRLPLEPVITVEQVLEARAQARQVKVEPPVQDYLLALIQGSRQQTNLLLGASPRAAVGWLRAAQSQAWLDGRDFVTPDDIKALAQPLLQHRLILRPEAQLDGTTLDQVITALLNRITVPR; encoded by the coding sequence TTGAATACCCTGTTTCAGAACCTAGAAACCAAACTGAGTCAGATTGTTGTCGGTCAAACCGGGATCATCCACGGTCTCTTAGTCGCTCTTTTGTCCGAGGGCCATGTCATTCTTGAAGGTGTCCCCGGAACCGCCAAAACCCTGCTGGTGAAGTTACTCTCTCGCTTGATAGCTGCGGATTTTCGCCGGATTCAACTCACCCCGGATGTTTTGCCGGCCGATGTCTTGGGAACTAGCATTTTTGACTTGAACAGCCGCACGTTTCGCCTCCGTAAAGGCCCCATTTTTACCCAAGTCCTCTTAGCCGATGAGATTAACCGTACCCCACCGAAGACCCAAGCAGCTCTCTTAGAAGCCATGGAGGAGCGGCAAGTTACCCTAGATGGTACGACTATTCCCCTGTCTCCCTTGTTCTGGACAGTGGCCACCCAAAACCCCTTGGAATTTGAAGGTACTTATCCCTTGCCCGAGGCCCAATTAGATCGCTTCCTGTTCAAGTTGGTTGTAGATTACCCCCCGGCCAGTGCTGAAAAACAAATGCTGGTCAATGCTCTGGGTGGCTTTGAAGCCCGGAATTTAGACCGATTGCCCCTGGAGCCAGTAATCACCGTTGAACAAGTCTTAGAAGCTCGCGCCCAGGCCCGGCAAGTCAAGGTTGAACCCCCCGTCCAAGATTATTTACTGGCTCTAATTCAAGGGAGTCGGCAACAGACCAATTTACTTTTAGGGGCATCTCCACGGGCGGCAGTCGGTTGGTTAAGGGCGGCTCAATCCCAGGCCTGGTTGGATGGTCGTGATTTTGTTACCCCCGATGACATTAAAGCCCTAGCTCAACCCCTGCTCCAACATCGGCTGATTCTCCGGCCAGAAGCACAACTGGATGGGACAACCCTAGACCAAGTGATTACGGCTTTACTCAATCGGATTACGGTTCCGCGTTAG
- the ftsH gene encoding ATP-dependent zinc metalloprotease FtsH has translation MKSARTRHQRLTGFGLGKLALVVALGIINVPAALAQARSSEVSYSQFLQDIKQGKVAKVDIYPEQNLAKFQLKGQKDSNPPQEVVLFDRNVELVELLRRSKADFTIVPTSSDSAVIGLVSNLMLGFFLLVLFLLIMRRTANAPGGPGQILNFGKSRARFQMEAETGVGFNDVAGIEEAKEELQEVVTFLKKPEKFTAVGARIPKGVLLIGPPGTGKTLLAKAIAGEAGVPFFSISGSEFVEMFVGVGASRVRDLFKKAKESAPCLVFIDEIDAVGRQRGAGIGGGNDEREQTLNQLLTEMDGFEGNTGIIVIAATNRPDVLDSALLRPGRFDRQVTVDLPTFNGRLQILDVHARGKKVDEDVSLEVVARRTPGFSGAELANLLNEAAILTARRRKPAITNVEIEDAIDRVTIGMTLTPLLNSKKKWLIAYHEVGHALLMTLLKHTDPLNKVTIIPRSGGVGGFAQQVFDEERVDSGLYSRAWLLDQITILLGGRAAEVEIFGESEVTIGASSDLRAVANLAREMVTRYGMSDLGHLALEAPGHEVFLGRDLMPRSEYSEEVAVQIDRQVRQIVTHCYDVARKLIREHRQAMDRLVELLLEKETIEGDEFRKLVRQHTTLPVKEPAALVVATSAN, from the coding sequence GTGAAATCAGCAAGAACGCGTCATCAACGGTTGACAGGCTTTGGTTTAGGGAAACTCGCTCTGGTGGTAGCTCTGGGAATTATCAATGTCCCGGCTGCTTTGGCCCAGGCCCGGAGTAGTGAAGTTTCCTACAGCCAGTTTCTCCAGGATATTAAACAGGGCAAGGTCGCTAAAGTTGATATTTACCCCGAACAGAACCTGGCTAAGTTTCAGCTGAAAGGGCAAAAAGACTCTAATCCGCCTCAGGAAGTAGTCTTATTTGATCGCAACGTTGAACTGGTGGAACTCCTCCGCCGCTCAAAAGCCGATTTCACCATTGTCCCCACTAGTAGCGATAGTGCCGTCATTGGCTTGGTTTCTAATCTGATGCTGGGCTTTTTTCTTTTAGTTTTATTTCTACTGATCATGAGACGAACGGCTAATGCACCGGGGGGGCCGGGACAGATTCTCAACTTTGGGAAGTCCCGAGCCCGCTTTCAGATGGAAGCAGAGACAGGGGTGGGCTTTAACGATGTGGCCGGGATTGAAGAAGCCAAAGAAGAACTCCAAGAAGTGGTTACCTTTTTGAAAAAACCTGAAAAATTTACTGCAGTGGGGGCGCGGATTCCCAAGGGGGTGCTGCTGATTGGGCCGCCGGGAACTGGGAAAACTCTTCTCGCTAAAGCCATTGCCGGGGAAGCGGGAGTCCCCTTTTTCTCGATTTCTGGTTCGGAATTTGTGGAAATGTTTGTCGGAGTGGGGGCCTCGCGCGTACGGGATTTATTCAAAAAAGCGAAAGAAAGCGCGCCCTGCCTGGTGTTTATTGATGAAATTGACGCGGTTGGCCGGCAACGGGGAGCCGGGATTGGTGGGGGCAATGATGAGCGAGAGCAAACTCTGAATCAACTGCTGACAGAAATGGATGGCTTTGAAGGCAATACTGGCATTATTGTGATTGCCGCGACGAATCGCCCCGATGTCTTGGATTCTGCCCTCCTCCGGCCTGGCCGATTTGATCGCCAAGTCACCGTAGATTTACCCACCTTTAACGGCCGCCTCCAAATCTTAGACGTTCATGCCCGTGGCAAAAAGGTGGATGAGGACGTTTCCCTAGAAGTTGTGGCCCGACGTACCCCAGGGTTTTCCGGTGCGGAATTGGCGAATCTCTTGAATGAAGCGGCCATTCTCACGGCCCGGCGGCGTAAACCAGCCATCACCAATGTCGAAATTGAAGATGCCATTGACCGCGTTACCATTGGCATGACCTTAACCCCGCTTCTGAACAGCAAGAAAAAATGGTTGATTGCCTATCATGAGGTCGGGCACGCTTTGTTGATGACCCTTCTTAAACATACGGATCCCCTCAATAAAGTCACGATTATTCCCCGCTCCGGTGGTGTCGGTGGCTTTGCCCAACAGGTATTTGATGAGGAACGGGTCGATAGTGGTCTTTACAGCCGGGCCTGGTTATTAGATCAAATTACGATCCTGTTGGGAGGACGGGCTGCCGAGGTCGAGATTTTTGGCGAATCAGAAGTCACGATTGGCGCAAGTAGTGATTTACGGGCTGTGGCTAATTTGGCGCGGGAAATGGTAACCCGCTATGGAATGTCGGATTTAGGACATTTGGCCTTGGAAGCCCCAGGCCATGAGGTCTTTTTAGGCCGAGATTTAATGCCGCGCTCCGAATATTCGGAAGAAGTAGCTGTCCAAATCGATCGGCAAGTCCGGCAAATTGTCACCCATTGCTATGATGTGGCTCGCAAGTTGATCCGTGAACATCGCCAGGCCATGGATCGTCTAGTGGAACTCTTGTTGGAAAAAGAAACCATTGAAGGGGATGAATTTCGGAAACTAGTCCGTCAACATACAACCCTTCCAGTGAAGGAGCCAGCAGCTTTAGTGGTGGCAACATCGGCTAACTAG
- the rpmI gene encoding 50S ribosomal protein L35 — translation MPKLKTRRAAAKRFRATGSGKWIRRKANKNHLLEHKGSDRKNRLSQMAVVDERDGERVTLMLPYL, via the coding sequence ATGCCAAAACTTAAGACCCGCCGCGCCGCCGCCAAACGATTTCGAGCGACCGGAAGTGGTAAATGGATCCGCCGGAAAGCCAATAAGAATCACCTCTTAGAGCACAAAGGCTCCGATCGAAAAAATCGCCTCTCCCAAATGGCTGTTGTGGATGAGCGGGATGGGGAGCGGGTGACATTGATGTTGCCCTACTTGTAA
- the rplT gene encoding 50S ribosomal protein L20: MARVKRGNVARKRRKKILKLAKGFRGAHSKLFRAANQVVMKALCNAYRDRRRRKRDFRRLWIARINAAARLHGVSYSQLIGQLKQADIELNRKMLSQLAILDPDAFAKVIAVATQK, translated from the coding sequence ATGGCTAGGGTAAAACGGGGCAATGTGGCCCGCAAACGGCGCAAAAAAATTCTCAAGTTAGCGAAAGGCTTCCGCGGCGCGCACTCTAAACTATTTCGGGCCGCTAACCAAGTGGTGATGAAAGCACTTTGTAATGCCTATCGCGACCGGCGGCGGCGGAAACGGGACTTCCGGCGGTTGTGGATTGCCCGGATCAATGCGGCGGCCAGGCTCCATGGTGTCAGCTACAGCCAATTGATTGGCCAGTTGAAGCAGGCCGACATTGAGCTTAACCGGAAAATGTTATCCCAATTGGCGATTCTTGACCCAGATGCCTTTGCAAAAGTGATTGCAGTGGCCACGCAAAAGTAA
- a CDS encoding phosphate-starvation-inducible PsiE family protein, whose product MSWLTALGQFIVELAVSDEKFLKALKRVEGLASRILALGMIVVIIAAITDVGRFILTELLTPPYWQFTTDLVRIFGLFLNVLVALEILENITAYLRTDVSAQIVELVIVTALIAIARKIIILNIDQPETIPKLVGLAVSILAVTISYWIIRRQNHHQRQR is encoded by the coding sequence ATGTCTTGGTTGACAGCTTTGGGGCAATTCATTGTCGAGCTTGCGGTTAGTGATGAGAAGTTTCTGAAGGCATTAAAACGAGTTGAAGGCCTAGCCTCTCGGATTTTAGCCTTAGGGATGATTGTAGTTATTATTGCTGCCATTACTGATGTTGGCCGGTTCATCTTAACAGAGCTACTTACTCCCCCCTATTGGCAATTTACAACCGACTTAGTGCGGATTTTTGGTTTATTTCTCAATGTTTTAGTGGCCTTGGAAATTCTCGAAAATATTACGGCTTATCTGCGGACAGATGTTTCTGCCCAAATCGTGGAATTAGTGATTGTGACAGCTTTAATTGCCATTGCTCGAAAAATCATTATTTTGAATATTGATCAACCGGAGACCATTCCTAAATTAGTCGGCTTGGCCGTGAGTATTTTGGCTGTCACCATCAGCTATTGGATTATTCGCCGTCAAAACCATCATCAACGCCAACGCTAG
- a CDS encoding DUF309 domain-containing protein translates to MNDLPPEVGQAVLEFNQGEFYACHDTLEALWTEAREPERTFFQGVLQLAVACYHLQNQNQRGAVLLLAEGCRRLNQYWPAYSWVDVASLVEQAQALLECLQTNQPPQAWPKLHIVTLAPISPSVGVDDGFDGE, encoded by the coding sequence GTGAATGATTTGCCCCCTGAGGTTGGCCAGGCCGTCCTTGAATTTAATCAGGGTGAGTTCTATGCCTGCCATGACACCTTAGAAGCCCTCTGGACAGAAGCCCGTGAACCGGAACGAACCTTTTTTCAAGGGGTTCTCCAGTTAGCGGTTGCCTGCTATCATCTCCAGAACCAGAATCAACGGGGAGCAGTTCTCCTGTTAGCCGAGGGTTGTCGGCGGTTAAACCAGTATTGGCCCGCTTATAGTTGGGTGGATGTGGCTTCACTGGTTGAACAAGCCCAGGCCCTGTTGGAGTGTTTACAAACCAACCAGCCCCCCCAGGCCTGGCCAAAGCTGCACATTGTAACCTTGGCCCCCATATCCCCTAGCGTTGGCGTTGATGATGGTTTTGACGGCGAATAA
- a CDS encoding ferredoxin thioredoxin reductase catalytic beta subunit — MSNGYQPQQASDKNLEAMRKFAETYAKRTGTYFCVDLGTTAVVLEGLAKHKDDYGSPLCPCRHYDDKEAEVAAVYWNCPCVPMRERKECHCMLFLTPDNPFVGTAQEISFDQIRAETNRYSVSE, encoded by the coding sequence ATGAGTAACGGGTATCAACCGCAACAAGCCTCCGATAAAAACTTGGAAGCGATGCGTAAATTTGCGGAAACCTATGCCAAGCGCACGGGTACTTATTTTTGCGTGGATTTGGGGACAACAGCGGTGGTGCTGGAGGGCCTGGCCAAGCATAAGGATGATTATGGCTCCCCTCTATGCCCTTGCCGCCATTATGACGATAAGGAAGCCGAGGTAGCAGCGGTGTACTGGAACTGTCCTTGTGTGCCGATGCGAGAACGGAAAGAATGCCACTGTATGTTGTTTCTGACCCCAGACAATCCCTTTGTCGGCACAGCCCAAGAAATCAGCTTTGACCAAATCCGTGCGGAAACCAATCGTTACTCCGTCAGTGAATGA
- the sufU gene encoding Fe-S cluster assembly sulfur transfer protein SufU has protein sequence MSLDNLRTLYQQVILEHYKKPRHRGRTEPVDRQQRGHNPSCGDTIELTVQLSPDQTQITDIQFEGEGCAIAMASVDLMADALRGRTIDQANRMVEQFQAMMKGEFEFPQDLRKLNVMQGVAQFPVRIKCATLSWHTLRAALESSVTAAGPEFVSNEDSN, from the coding sequence ATGTCTTTGGACAATTTACGCACGCTTTATCAGCAGGTTATTCTTGAGCATTACAAAAAGCCACGCCATCGGGGCCGGACTGAGCCAGTTGACCGACAACAACGGGGACATAATCCGTCCTGTGGAGACACCATTGAGCTAACCGTCCAACTCTCCCCTGACCAGACCCAGATTACCGATATCCAGTTTGAAGGGGAAGGTTGTGCAATTGCCATGGCTTCGGTGGATTTAATGGCTGATGCTCTGCGGGGTAGAACCATTGACCAGGCCAACAGGATGGTGGAGCAATTCCAGGCCATGATGAAGGGTGAATTTGAATTTCCCCAAGACCTGCGTAAATTAAATGTCATGCAAGGGGTGGCCCAATTTCCCGTGCGAATTAAATGTGCAACCCTGAGTTGGCATACCCTGCGCGCCGCCTTAGAGTCATCCGTTACCGCCGCCGGGCCAGAATTTGTCAGCAATGAGGACAGCAATTAA
- a CDS encoding Ycf51 family protein encodes MFTPDAFFTYGQWSAGLTLAVALLAGLGFLFKWGFRFRLVGSTGFMIVLTAGLFALSLVPLTHTQVAGAIRYSLVFDNGANLATIAVPSTITPPELEATLRQAASDLFSPGRLGIGRDQLLIQARTVTHPQAGISRPLVLGQVKRSLAVRDDQNLEITIFQDKLGT; translated from the coding sequence ATGTTTACCCCAGATGCATTTTTCACCTATGGGCAGTGGTCGGCTGGGTTAACCTTGGCAGTGGCCCTATTGGCAGGATTGGGCTTTTTGTTCAAGTGGGGATTTCGGTTTCGACTGGTGGGTTCGACCGGATTCATGATTGTTTTGACAGCCGGGTTATTTGCCCTCAGTTTAGTCCCCTTGACCCATACCCAAGTTGCCGGAGCCATCCGCTATAGTTTGGTGTTTGATAATGGGGCCAACCTAGCCACCATTGCTGTCCCCTCCACCATTACACCCCCAGAACTGGAAGCCACTCTCCGCCAAGCGGCCAGTGATCTCTTTTCCCCGGGCCGTTTGGGAATAGGGCGTGATCAACTTTTGATCCAGGCCCGGACTGTCACCCACCCCCAAGCCGGTATTTCCCGTCCCTTAGTTCTCGGACAGGTCAAACGCTCCTTAGCCGTGCGGGATGATCAAAATCTGGAAATCACAATTTTTCAGGATAAGTTAGGGACATAA
- a CDS encoding Uma2 family endonuclease, giving the protein MQPAVTIQTLGDSWVKTSWDDYCQLLAQPAQENTRGYYYKGLMRLDMALVSPDHAEGDHLMALAVNLFSITRHVPLKILSNCSYQRSGTLGCQADISVYFGAQVSEIPFGANLIDLDQHSAPALVIEIAQSSLSDDLGIKRALYEALGVQEYWVVDVATLSITAYQIVDLESYQIQESQLLPGLNFRLLEMALRQSRTTDHQQVGAWLLSQFQQLGT; this is encoded by the coding sequence ATGCAACCCGCCGTAACTATTCAAACCCTAGGGGATAGTTGGGTAAAAACATCTTGGGACGATTATTGCCAGCTTCTCGCACAGCCAGCGCAGGAAAACACACGGGGATATTATTACAAAGGCTTGATGAGGTTAGACATGGCTCTCGTCAGTCCCGATCATGCGGAAGGCGATCATCTGATGGCCCTGGCTGTCAACCTGTTTAGCATCACCCGTCATGTCCCGTTGAAAATCCTCTCTAACTGTAGTTATCAACGCTCTGGAACTCTAGGTTGCCAAGCAGATATTTCTGTCTATTTTGGTGCTCAGGTCTCAGAGATTCCCTTTGGGGCGAACTTGATTGATTTAGATCAGCATTCGGCTCCTGCTTTAGTCATTGAAATTGCCCAGTCCTCTCTGTCAGATGATTTAGGAATTAAACGCGCCCTTTATGAAGCCTTGGGAGTACAAGAATATTGGGTGGTGGATGTGGCAACTCTGAGCATAACGGCTTATCAGATTGTGGATTTAGAAAGTTATCAAATTCAAGAATCACAACTCCTCCCCGGTCTCAACTTTCGTCTTTTAGAAATGGCTTTACGGCAAAGTCGCACAACGGATCATCAGCAAGTCGGGGCCTGGTTATTGAGTCAGTTTCAACAGTTAGGGACTTGA
- a CDS encoding FAD-dependent oxidoreductase → MQHLTTQVLVVGGGTGGTAAAIQAARAGVEVILVSEFNWLGGMLTAAGVAAPDGNELAAWQTGLWGAFIREVQNRQFVDQAWVSFFTYRPAVGAQIFAEWVAALPNLRWISGYIPQTVNRVGHRIVGVEFAPADRYQLPQPQNQLPPLNIQAQITIDGTELGDLLALGDIPHRWGWDWRESWSEPSAPPLPNPITATYPVQAPTWVVMLQDYGENKTAPAIAPSPLWDEAKFRGAWAGYAPDYFLNYGRLPGNQFMLNWPQNGNDYGVNLNRLIASPAAREEFFRESLWHSQDFAHYIQLHLGQRYGLARDVFPLDQPTLGGCEFALYPYFRESRRLIGITTVTEFGILPQGQVAPLPVNEQGQITSVAVGNYPNDHHYPGFEFKLAPKSICWGGRWTGTPFTIPLGALIPAGMDGFICCDKNISVSHIANGATRLQPLVLNIGQAAGMAAALAIKTKTSLAELKIEQLQWALLKDPQAPAAIIPFYNLPPDHPEWFIAQLNVLRHAAPYPPSGYAPLSVPPPPPHLSQIPSLTGIITQADSQTYQLTDASAQAWALVTLQAEIEQQLKTLHLGQVVTVWGTPNLSGKWIRVVALET, encoded by the coding sequence ATGCAGCACCTCACAACCCAAGTTTTAGTCGTTGGTGGGGGAACCGGGGGCACGGCAGCGGCGATTCAAGCGGCGCGGGCTGGGGTTGAGGTAATCTTGGTCAGTGAATTTAATTGGTTGGGGGGAATGTTAACCGCGGCTGGGGTCGCTGCGCCGGATGGCAATGAATTAGCGGCTTGGCAAACGGGCCTGTGGGGAGCCTTCATCCGGGAAGTCCAAAATCGCCAATTTGTTGACCAGGCCTGGGTGAGTTTTTTTACCTACCGTCCAGCAGTGGGAGCGCAGATCTTTGCCGAATGGGTGGCGGCATTACCGAATCTCAGGTGGATTTCTGGCTACATTCCCCAGACCGTTAACCGCGTCGGTCATCGCATTGTCGGAGTCGAATTTGCCCCTGCGGATCGCTATCAGTTGCCTCAACCCCAAAATCAACTCCCGCCCCTGAATATCCAGGCTCAGATCACCATTGACGGAACAGAACTGGGGGATTTATTGGCATTAGGCGATATTCCTCATCGCTGGGGTTGGGATTGGCGAGAATCTTGGTCTGAGCCGAGCGCGCCGCCCCTACCCAATCCAATCACCGCCACCTATCCTGTCCAGGCCCCGACTTGGGTGGTGATGCTCCAAGACTATGGCGAAAATAAAACGGCTCCAGCCATTGCCCCCTCACCCCTCTGGGATGAAGCGAAATTTAGGGGGGCCTGGGCGGGTTATGCACCGGATTATTTTCTCAATTACGGCCGCTTACCTGGCAATCAATTCATGCTCAACTGGCCCCAAAATGGCAATGACTATGGGGTAAATTTGAATCGACTGATTGCCTCCCCGGCTGCCCGTGAAGAATTTTTCCGAGAGAGTCTTTGGCATAGTCAGGATTTTGCCCACTATATTCAACTCCATCTGGGACAACGCTATGGCCTGGCCAGAGATGTTTTTCCCCTCGATCAACCCACCTTGGGAGGCTGCGAATTTGCCCTCTATCCCTATTTTCGAGAGAGTCGGCGGCTTATTGGCATAACGACTGTCACCGAGTTCGGGATTTTGCCCCAGGGCCAAGTTGCTCCCCTACCTGTCAATGAGCAGGGACAAATTACTTCAGTTGCAGTTGGCAACTACCCCAATGATCATCACTACCCAGGTTTTGAATTTAAGTTGGCTCCAAAATCCATTTGCTGGGGCGGTCGTTGGACAGGAACTCCCTTTACTATTCCCTTGGGGGCTTTGATTCCAGCCGGGATGGATGGGTTTATTTGTTGTGATAAAAATATTTCTGTTTCCCATATTGCCAATGGTGCCACCCGCCTACAACCCCTAGTCTTAAATATTGGGCAAGCTGCTGGGATGGCCGCGGCATTAGCCATTAAAACGAAAACATCATTAGCCGAACTCAAAATTGAACAACTCCAATGGGCACTCCTCAAAGACCCCCAGGCCCCGGCCGCAATCATTCCCTTTTATAATCTCCCTCCAGATCATCCCGAATGGTTTATCGCCCAACTAAATGTTTTACGCCACGCCGCCCCCTATCCCCCATCCGGTTATGCCCCGCTCTCAGTCCCGCCCCCGCCGCCCCACCTGAGCCAAATCCCCTCCCTAACAGGTATCATCACCCAAGCCGACTCCCAAACCTACCAACTCACCGATGCATCTGCCCAGGCCTGGGCCCTAGTCACCTTGCAAGCCGAGATTGAACAACAGCTTAAAACTCTCCACCTGGGACAAGTTGTTACCGTTTGGGGCACGCCAAATCTGAGCGGCAAATGGATTCGAGTGGTTGCTTTGGAAACCTAG
- a CDS encoding J domain-containing protein — protein MSLPDHYSTLELTPTASQREIKQAYRRLVKQFHPDTNNQSNHSHEKMLRLNFAYEILGDPAQRQAYDQQRLVIGSRSFGFAVNIPTENYHQARQKDQDFALWLRNVYEPVSKIIRNIIRPLQEQIDQLAADPFDDVLLEEFQGYLGKSATLLSAARSRLQTCPNPARAGAIALNLYYCLNQIDDGLEDLYTFTLNFDDSYLHTGQELFRIATGLFREANAAVKTSTPL, from the coding sequence ATGTCACTGCCCGATCATTACAGCACCTTAGAACTGACCCCCACCGCCAGCCAGAGGGAGATTAAGCAGGCCTATCGCCGTTTAGTGAAGCAATTTCATCCTGACACGAACAATCAATCCAACCATAGCCATGAGAAAATGCTCCGGCTCAATTTTGCCTATGAGATTTTGGGGGATCCGGCCCAACGCCAGGCCTATGACCAACAACGGCTAGTGATTGGCTCCCGCAGCTTTGGATTTGCCGTTAATATTCCCACCGAAAACTATCACCAGGCCCGCCAAAAGGATCAGGACTTTGCCCTCTGGTTACGGAACGTTTATGAACCCGTCAGCAAAATTATCCGGAATATTATTCGACCCCTCCAAGAGCAAATTGATCAACTGGCCGCCGACCCCTTTGATGATGTTCTGTTGGAGGAGTTCCAAGGCTACCTTGGCAAAAGTGCCACCCTCTTGAGTGCTGCCCGTAGCCGTCTCCAGACCTGTCCTAATCCAGCCCGAGCCGGAGCCATTGCCTTAAATCTTTACTATTGTTTGAATCAAATTGATGATGGCCTGGAAGACCTTTATACCTTTACGCTGAATTTTGATGACTCCTATCTCCACACTGGCCAGGAACTTTTTCGGATTGCGACGGGACTGTTTCGAGAAGCCAATGCGGCCGTCAAAACCTCTACCCCCCTCTAA